Proteins encoded within one genomic window of Mycolicibacterium aubagnense:
- a CDS encoding cation:proton antiporter, which translates to MGDFGFHALALLAVIGLVGPLLAAVPKLRVPVIVGELAAGIVVGRTGFGILDAGNPTFMLLADIGFALVMFIVGTHVPVRDQSLRGDIPRALLRAIVVGAFAAVFGAVVAHLFGTGHAPLYAVLMASSSAALALPVIQSLGLSGPPVLAVTAQIAIADAASIVLLPLAINPAGAPRAAMGALAIAACAVLLYVFLRYEAKRGWLKRMHRYSRRRNLALELRISLIVLFGLAALAKSTHVSIMLAGFALGLCLSAVGEPRRLARQLFGITEGFFAPLFFVWLGASLQVRELGEHPGLIGLGVALGGGAVLAHLSGRLFGQPLSLGVLAAAQLGVPVAAATLGTQQHLLSPGEPSALILGALLTVAGTSVAGTIAKRGQTVAS; encoded by the coding sequence ATGGGCGACTTCGGATTCCATGCCCTGGCTCTGCTGGCCGTCATCGGACTGGTGGGACCGCTGCTTGCGGCAGTGCCGAAGCTGCGGGTGCCGGTCATCGTCGGCGAACTCGCGGCCGGAATCGTGGTGGGGCGGACCGGGTTCGGCATCCTCGACGCGGGCAACCCGACGTTCATGCTGCTGGCGGACATCGGCTTTGCGCTGGTGATGTTCATCGTCGGCACCCATGTGCCGGTGCGCGACCAGTCATTACGCGGTGACATACCCAGAGCACTGTTGCGGGCGATCGTGGTGGGCGCGTTCGCGGCGGTGTTCGGCGCTGTCGTCGCGCATCTGTTCGGCACGGGCCATGCCCCGCTGTACGCCGTCCTGATGGCCTCGTCCTCGGCGGCACTGGCGCTGCCGGTCATCCAGTCCCTGGGCCTGTCGGGGCCTCCGGTGTTGGCCGTCACCGCCCAGATTGCGATAGCCGACGCCGCATCGATCGTGTTGTTGCCGTTGGCGATCAATCCAGCCGGCGCGCCGCGCGCGGCGATGGGGGCACTGGCGATCGCCGCGTGTGCCGTCCTGCTGTATGTCTTTCTGCGGTACGAGGCCAAGCGGGGCTGGCTGAAACGGATGCACAGGTACTCACGCCGCCGGAACCTGGCACTGGAACTGAGGATCAGCCTGATCGTGCTGTTCGGCCTGGCGGCGCTGGCGAAGTCGACGCACGTGTCGATCATGCTCGCGGGTTTTGCCCTGGGCCTGTGCCTTTCGGCCGTCGGCGAGCCCCGTCGGCTGGCGCGGCAACTGTTCGGCATCACCGAAGGGTTCTTCGCGCCGCTGTTCTTCGTCTGGTTGGGCGCCTCATTGCAGGTGCGCGAACTGGGCGAGCACCCGGGGCTGATCGGGCTCGGCGTGGCGCTGGGTGGCGGGGCGGTGCTCGCGCATCTCAGCGGCCGGTTGTTCGGGCAACCGCTGTCGCTCGGGGTGCTGGCGGCGGCGCAGTTGGGTGTGCCGGTGGCTGCCGCCACGTTGGGGACCCAGCAGCATCTGCTGAGTCCGGGGGAGCCGTCGGCGTTGATTCTCGGCGCGTTGTTGACCGTCGCGGGGACATCTGTGGCCGGCACTATTGCCAAGCGTGGGCAAACGGTCGCGTCCTGA
- a CDS encoding PadR family transcriptional regulator has product MDTPFTPPDRPFDGPGFGFTPPHRGFGGPGGPGRREMREQFRAHLREHRGDAGFGFGPGFGPGFGFGPGFGPGFGAGPFGPGGPRGRRHGGRGRASGRSRRGDVRAAILKLLAERPMHGYEMTQEIAARSDGLWKPSPGSIYPTLQLLEDEGLIAPTESHGSKKTFELTAEGHTVADAIETAPWEEIAEGADPAALNLRNALGQLFGAVGQSVHSANDEQQQRILDIVNNARREIYQILGESD; this is encoded by the coding sequence ATGGACACCCCATTCACCCCACCCGACCGCCCGTTCGACGGTCCCGGCTTCGGTTTCACCCCACCGCATCGCGGGTTCGGCGGCCCCGGCGGCCCCGGCCGTCGCGAGATGCGCGAACAGTTCCGCGCCCACCTGCGGGAACACCGCGGCGACGCAGGTTTCGGTTTCGGACCGGGCTTCGGCCCTGGTTTCGGCTTCGGTCCCGGGTTCGGCCCCGGCTTCGGTGCCGGACCCTTCGGGCCGGGCGGTCCCCGCGGTCGACGTCACGGCGGCCGCGGCCGCGCCAGTGGCCGCAGCCGGCGTGGCGACGTCCGCGCCGCCATCCTCAAGCTGCTCGCCGAGCGGCCGATGCATGGCTACGAAATGACCCAGGAGATCGCCGCACGCAGCGACGGTCTGTGGAAGCCCAGCCCCGGCTCGATCTACCCGACCCTTCAGCTGCTGGAGGACGAGGGCCTGATCGCGCCGACCGAAAGTCATGGCAGCAAGAAGACTTTCGAACTCACCGCCGAGGGACACACGGTTGCCGACGCGATCGAGACGGCGCCCTGGGAAGAGATCGCCGAAGGCGCCGACCCCGCCGCCCTGAACCTGCGAAACGCGCTCGGTCAGTTGTTCGGCGCGGTCGGCCAGTCGGTGCATTCCGCGAACGACGAACAGCAGCAACGCATCCTGGATATCGTGAACAACGCCCGTCGCGAGATCTACCAGATTCTCGGCGAGTCCGACTAG
- a CDS encoding oxidoreductase, which translates to MTTFALGDYHVHRVGFGAMQLPGPGVFGPPRDHEQAINVLQRAVALGVNHIDTAQFYGPDVANQLIREALHPYPQGLALVSKVGARRDQTGGWLPAQQPDELRAAIEQNLETLGTDRLAAVNLRVMGPDGDPSAPGEVDRELFDSQLSAMITARDEGLIGGIGLSSISLEHLEIALDRTDVACVQNAYNLLDRSSQPVLDACTARGIAFVPFFPLGSAFVPENPVLGHPEIRKAASELDRTPAQVALAWTLAAAPNVLLIPGTSSVAHLEENLAVADIDVPATLTAALG; encoded by the coding sequence ATGACGACGTTCGCGCTCGGCGATTACCACGTCCACCGGGTCGGATTCGGCGCCATGCAGCTGCCCGGCCCCGGCGTATTCGGTCCACCACGTGACCATGAGCAGGCCATCAATGTGCTGCAACGTGCCGTCGCGCTCGGTGTCAACCACATCGACACCGCACAGTTCTACGGCCCCGACGTCGCCAACCAGCTGATCCGCGAGGCCCTGCACCCATACCCGCAGGGCCTCGCGCTGGTCAGCAAGGTCGGTGCGCGCCGGGACCAGACCGGCGGCTGGTTACCGGCGCAGCAACCCGACGAGCTGCGAGCTGCCATCGAGCAGAATCTGGAAACCCTTGGCACGGACCGGCTGGCCGCGGTGAACCTGCGCGTGATGGGTCCGGACGGCGACCCCAGCGCGCCCGGCGAGGTCGACCGTGAGCTGTTCGACAGCCAGCTCAGCGCGATGATCACGGCCCGTGACGAGGGGCTGATCGGCGGAATCGGCCTCAGCAGCATTTCCCTCGAGCACCTCGAGATCGCTCTGGACCGCACCGATGTCGCGTGCGTCCAGAACGCCTACAACCTGCTCGACCGGTCCTCGCAGCCGGTGCTGGACGCCTGCACTGCACGCGGCATTGCGTTTGTCCCTTTCTTCCCACTCGGCTCCGCTTTCGTACCGGAGAACCCCGTCCTCGGTCATCCCGAAATCCGCAAAGCAGCAAGTGAACTCGACCGCACACCCGCACAGGTCGCGTTGGCCTGGACGCTGGCGGCAGCGCCCAACGTGCTGTTGATCCCCGGTACGTCGTCCGTCGCGCATCTGGAGGAGAACCTCGCCGTCGCCGACATCGACGTACCCGCGACTCTGACAGCGGCACTCGGGTGA
- a CDS encoding methyltransferase domain-containing protein — protein MPRGGPQASCLDRALQTDQPEYLDRDDLDPAIKRSVVRALELAGNWFGLHERFALIVMDEVADVPDPRILELGAGHGGLSKKVLEMHPTATLTVTDLEPDSVAAITAGDLGSDPRVTVRDMDATAIDAADSAYALAVFALSFHHLPPPAAARVLAEGTRVADKLLIIDLPRPPAPLHLMRLATMLPLAPFVPFVHDGVISSLRAYSPAALRALADHAGVDIELRGGLCTPQIAIATRR, from the coding sequence ATGCCCCGCGGCGGTCCACAGGCTTCCTGTCTGGACCGGGCATTGCAGACGGATCAGCCCGAGTATCTCGACCGCGACGACCTCGACCCGGCGATCAAACGCAGTGTGGTGCGCGCCCTGGAGCTCGCCGGCAATTGGTTCGGGCTGCATGAACGGTTCGCGCTCATCGTCATGGACGAAGTTGCCGACGTCCCCGATCCCCGGATACTGGAGCTCGGAGCCGGCCACGGCGGGCTGTCGAAGAAGGTGCTGGAGATGCACCCCACGGCGACCCTGACGGTGACCGATCTGGAGCCGGACTCGGTCGCGGCCATCACCGCCGGTGACCTGGGTTCCGATCCTCGGGTGACGGTGCGCGACATGGACGCCACCGCCATCGATGCGGCCGACAGTGCTTATGCCCTGGCCGTTTTCGCGTTGTCGTTCCACCACCTGCCCCCGCCCGCCGCGGCCCGGGTGCTCGCCGAGGGGACCCGCGTGGCGGACAAGCTGCTCATCATCGACCTACCCAGGCCACCGGCCCCACTGCACCTGATGCGGCTGGCCACGATGCTGCCGCTGGCCCCGTTCGTACCGTTCGTGCATGACGGCGTCATCAGTTCGCTGCGGGCCTACAGCCCGGCGGCACTGCGGGCACTGGCCGACCATGCCGGCGTCGACATCGAACTGCGCGGCGGCCTGTGCACGCCGCAAATCGCCATCGCCACCCGACGTTAG
- a CDS encoding class I SAM-dependent methyltransferase, with translation MTDSNEVMDWDSAYREEGGFDGPPPWNIGEPQPELAALIEAGQVTGEVLDAGCGHAELALTLAAAGHPVVGIELSPTAVAAAKQAAAERNLTNATFVEDDITSFTGFDGRFETIMDSTLFHSIPVDARDAYQQAVFRAAAPGAKYFILVFAKGAFPAEAEQKPNEVTEDELREAVGKYWAIDEIRPAFIRASMPTRMPAGPGQPTFEMPPHALDEKGRMKMPAFLLTAHKA, from the coding sequence ATGACGGACTCCAATGAAGTGATGGACTGGGACAGCGCCTATCGCGAAGAAGGCGGATTCGACGGACCGCCGCCATGGAATATCGGTGAGCCACAGCCTGAATTGGCCGCTCTGATCGAGGCCGGCCAGGTCACCGGCGAGGTGCTCGACGCGGGCTGCGGCCACGCCGAACTGGCCCTCACCCTCGCCGCTGCCGGCCACCCGGTGGTGGGTATCGAGCTCTCGCCCACGGCGGTCGCGGCAGCGAAACAGGCTGCTGCCGAACGGAATCTGACCAACGCGACGTTCGTCGAGGACGACATCACCTCGTTCACCGGCTTCGATGGCCGCTTCGAGACCATCATGGATTCGACGTTGTTCCACTCGATTCCGGTGGACGCCCGCGACGCCTACCAGCAGGCGGTGTTCCGCGCAGCCGCGCCGGGCGCCAAGTACTTCATTCTGGTGTTCGCCAAAGGCGCGTTCCCGGCAGAGGCCGAACAGAAGCCCAACGAGGTCACCGAGGACGAGTTGCGCGAGGCCGTCGGAAAGTACTGGGCCATCGACGAGATTCGGCCGGCCTTCATCCGTGCGAGCATGCCCACTCGGATGCCCGCCGGCCCCGGTCAGCCCACCTTCGAAATGCCGCCCCACGCCCTGGACGAGAAGGGCCGGATGAAGATGCCGGCGTTCCTGCTCACGGCGCACAAGGCCTGA
- the egtE gene encoding ergothioneine biosynthesis PLP-dependent enzyme EgtE has product MSGADLAVAHLWRAARPKPLGLHFDNAACSRQSFAVIDAAAQHARLEAQVGGYVAAEAAEPALEAGRAAVAALTGMSAGDVVFTTGSANALNLLLSSWDGEKTVACLPGEYGPNLVIMEANGFTVRELPVDDQGRLDVEVAVAVMQDDPPALAHLTALGSHRGVAQPLSEFVAACHTLGVPVAVDAAQALGHLDCAVSPDVIYASSRKWLAGPRGVGVLAISSSVSHRLRPRIPLPEWGTPLPVLKRLDLGEANIAARVAFSMALEEHLVAGPELVRARLAEVGRHTRTALAGLPGWRVVENVDEPTAITTLEPTRGADPNSVRTKLIAEHRVVTTVAGIDRAPFEMKIPVLRVSPHVDVTGEELESFAGALTAASA; this is encoded by the coding sequence GTGAGCGGGGCCGATCTCGCCGTCGCGCACCTGTGGCGCGCTGCCCGGCCCAAACCGCTGGGTCTGCATTTCGACAACGCCGCCTGTTCGCGGCAGAGCTTCGCCGTCATCGACGCCGCTGCCCAGCATGCCAGGCTGGAGGCACAGGTCGGCGGTTATGTCGCCGCCGAAGCCGCGGAACCCGCGCTGGAGGCCGGACGCGCCGCGGTGGCTGCGCTGACCGGGATGTCCGCCGGCGACGTCGTATTCACCACGGGTTCGGCCAACGCGCTCAACCTTCTGCTGAGCAGTTGGGACGGCGAAAAGACTGTCGCCTGCCTGCCGGGCGAGTACGGCCCCAACCTGGTGATCATGGAAGCCAACGGATTCACCGTCCGGGAGCTCCCGGTCGACGATCAAGGGCGGCTCGACGTCGAGGTGGCGGTCGCGGTGATGCAGGACGACCCGCCGGCGCTGGCCCATCTGACGGCGCTCGGCAGTCACCGCGGCGTGGCACAGCCGTTGTCCGAGTTCGTCGCGGCGTGCCACACGCTCGGCGTGCCGGTGGCGGTGGACGCGGCTCAGGCGCTGGGCCACCTGGACTGCGCCGTGTCGCCCGACGTCATCTACGCGTCGTCGCGCAAGTGGCTGGCCGGACCGCGCGGCGTCGGGGTGCTGGCCATCAGTTCGTCTGTGTCACACCGGCTTCGGCCGCGCATTCCACTGCCGGAATGGGGCACACCGTTGCCGGTCCTGAAACGATTGGACCTCGGTGAGGCCAATATTGCTGCCCGCGTGGCCTTTTCGATGGCGCTTGAGGAACATCTGGTGGCCGGGCCGGAGCTGGTGCGTGCCCGGCTGGCCGAGGTGGGACGGCACACTCGGACCGCACTGGCGGGCTTGCCCGGCTGGCGGGTGGTCGAGAATGTTGACGAGCCCACGGCGATCACCACGCTGGAGCCGACTCGCGGCGCCGATCCGAACTCCGTGCGTACCAAGCTGATTGCCGAACACCGCGTCGTCACCACCGTGGCGGGGATCGACCGGGCACCGTTCGAGATGAAGATTCCGGTGCTGCGGGTATCGCCGCATGTCGACGTCACCGGCGAAGAATTGGAGTCCTTCGCCGGTGCGCTGACTGCTGCATCGGCCTGA
- the egtD gene encoding L-histidine N(alpha)-methyltransferase yields the protein MTPSKTAPLLINHLAADWAPRALRRDVREGLSQSPKSLPPKWFYDAVGSDLFDQITRLPEYYPTRTEAHILQEAAGAIVGASGADTLVELGSGTSEKTRILLDAFRDAAALRRFVAFDVDENVLSAALAQLSDEYDGVEISGVRGDFEQHLGELPVAGRRLIVFLGSTIGNLTAGPRAEFLASLADAMRPNDTLLLGTDLVKDTTRLVAAYDDGAGVTARFNRNVLAVVNRELDADFDLDRFEHVARWNPEHERIEMWLRSVAAQRVQIRELDLSVEFEAGEEMLTEVSCKFRPEGVAAELAAAGLRQTDWWTDPAGDFGLSLAVKPDLRT from the coding sequence ATGACACCGAGCAAGACGGCACCGCTGCTGATCAACCATCTCGCTGCCGACTGGGCGCCCCGGGCGCTGCGACGCGACGTCCGGGAGGGCCTGTCGCAGTCGCCGAAATCGTTGCCGCCCAAGTGGTTCTACGACGCCGTCGGAAGCGATCTGTTCGATCAGATCACCCGCCTGCCCGAGTACTACCCGACCCGTACCGAGGCGCACATCCTGCAGGAGGCGGCCGGCGCCATCGTGGGCGCTTCCGGTGCGGACACGCTGGTCGAGTTGGGCAGTGGTACGTCGGAGAAGACGCGCATCCTGCTCGATGCGTTCCGCGACGCCGCCGCGTTGCGCCGGTTCGTGGCGTTCGACGTCGACGAGAACGTGCTCAGCGCGGCGCTCGCCCAGCTGTCCGACGAGTACGACGGTGTCGAGATCAGTGGGGTGCGAGGCGATTTCGAACAACACCTGGGTGAGCTGCCCGTCGCGGGCCGCCGGTTGATCGTGTTCCTCGGGTCGACGATCGGCAACCTGACAGCCGGCCCGCGGGCCGAGTTCCTCGCGAGCTTGGCCGACGCGATGCGGCCGAATGACACGCTGCTGCTCGGCACCGACCTGGTGAAGGACACCACTCGGTTGGTGGCGGCGTACGACGACGGCGCCGGAGTCACCGCGCGGTTCAACCGCAACGTCCTGGCGGTGGTGAACCGCGAGCTGGACGCTGATTTCGATCTCGACCGCTTCGAACATGTGGCACGATGGAACCCCGAACACGAGCGTATCGAGATGTGGCTGAGGTCCGTTGCCGCGCAACGGGTTCAGATACGCGAGTTGGATCTGTCGGTGGAGTTCGAGGCGGGTGAGGAGATGTTGACCGAGGTGTCGTGCAAGTTCCGCCCCGAGGGCGTCGCGGCCGAGTTGGCGGCCGCCGGGCTGCGTCAGACGGACTGGTGGACCGATCCGGCAGGGGACTTCGGCCTGTCGCTGGCGGTCAAGCCGGACCTGCGGACGTGA
- the egtC gene encoding ergothioneine biosynthesis protein EgtC produces MCRHLGWLGDPVSVSSLILEPANGLLVQSYSPRRQKHGLVNADGWGVGFFDGATPRRWRSAAPLWGDASLASVAPALRSGCVVAAVRSATVGMPIEPSASAPFTDGEWLLSHNGVVDRAVLPVSRTAESTVDSAILAAHIFARGLDALADTVREVGESDPAARLNILAANGSRLLATVWGDTLSVLRRPDGVVVASEPYDDQPDWQDIPDRHLVEVTAAGVAMTPLT; encoded by the coding sequence ATGTGTCGCCACCTCGGCTGGCTCGGTGACCCCGTCTCGGTGTCGTCGCTGATCTTGGAACCTGCGAACGGGCTTCTGGTGCAGTCTTATTCGCCCCGGCGGCAGAAGCACGGGTTGGTCAACGCCGATGGCTGGGGCGTCGGCTTCTTCGATGGCGCGACGCCGCGACGCTGGCGCAGTGCCGCCCCTCTGTGGGGTGATGCGTCACTCGCTTCGGTGGCCCCGGCGCTGCGCAGCGGGTGCGTGGTCGCCGCCGTCCGCTCGGCGACAGTCGGGATGCCCATCGAGCCCTCGGCGTCGGCGCCGTTCACCGACGGAGAGTGGCTGTTGTCGCACAACGGTGTCGTCGACCGCGCGGTGCTGCCCGTGTCCCGGACGGCGGAATCGACCGTGGACAGCGCGATCCTGGCCGCTCACATCTTCGCCCGGGGACTGGACGCCCTGGCGGACACCGTGCGCGAGGTCGGGGAATCCGACCCGGCGGCGCGGCTGAACATCCTGGCTGCCAACGGTTCCCGACTGCTGGCCACCGTGTGGGGCGACACGTTGTCGGTACTGCGTCGCCCCGACGGGGTTGTGGTGGCCAGCGAGCCCTACGACGACCAACCCGACTGGCAGGACATCCCGGATCGTCATCTCGTCGAGGTGACGGCCGCCGGGGTCGCGATGACGCCATTGACCTGA
- the egtB gene encoding ergothioneine biosynthesis protein EgtB — MSTRELLARGLARARDRTLALVEFDDAELLRQYDPLMSPLVWDLAHIGQQEEFWLLRSGDPKRPGLLSPEVDGLYDAFVHSRASRVSLPLLPPTDARAFCRTIRSKALDALDRLSDEAGAEFPFALVISHENQHDETMLQALNMRSGPPLLGPGTALPQGRGGVAGTSVLVPGGPFVLGVDAADEPFALDNERPAHLVDVPSFRIGRVPVTNAEWREFVADGGYRHPRWWSAAGWEHRQQAGLVAPQFWSADATGRVRFGHVEELPPDEPVQHVSFYEAEAYAAWAGARLPTEVEWEKACAWDPAAGARRRFPWGATAPDAQRANLDGGALRPAPVGAYPDGASAYGVEQLVGDVWEWTTSPLRPWPGFTPMIYDRYSKPFFEGTGNGDYRVLRGGSWAVAGDILRPSFRNWDHPIRRQIFSGVRLAWSVESERG; from the coding sequence GTGAGTACGCGCGAGCTGTTGGCCCGAGGGCTGGCCAGAGCCCGGGACCGGACGCTGGCCCTGGTCGAGTTCGACGACGCCGAGCTGCTGCGCCAGTACGACCCGCTGATGAGCCCGCTGGTGTGGGATCTGGCGCATATCGGTCAGCAGGAAGAGTTCTGGCTGTTGCGCAGTGGCGACCCGAAGCGGCCGGGGCTGCTGTCGCCGGAGGTGGACGGCCTCTACGACGCGTTCGTGCATTCGCGCGCCAGCCGGGTGTCCCTGCCGCTGCTGCCGCCGACCGATGCGCGTGCCTTCTGCCGCACCATCCGGTCCAAAGCCCTTGACGCCCTTGACCGCCTGTCTGACGAGGCCGGCGCCGAGTTTCCCTTCGCTCTGGTGATCAGCCACGAGAACCAGCACGACGAGACCATGCTGCAGGCATTGAACATGCGCAGCGGCCCACCACTGCTGGGGCCGGGCACCGCCTTGCCGCAGGGGCGCGGCGGGGTGGCGGGCACCTCGGTACTGGTGCCCGGCGGACCGTTCGTGCTCGGTGTCGATGCAGCCGACGAGCCATTCGCGCTCGACAACGAGAGACCGGCGCACCTCGTCGACGTGCCGTCGTTCCGGATCGGCCGGGTGCCGGTCACCAACGCCGAGTGGCGTGAGTTTGTCGCCGACGGCGGGTATCGGCACCCGCGGTGGTGGTCCGCGGCCGGATGGGAGCACCGGCAGCAGGCGGGCCTGGTGGCACCGCAGTTCTGGAGTGCCGACGCCACCGGGCGGGTGCGGTTCGGCCATGTTGAGGAACTGCCACCCGACGAACCTGTGCAGCATGTCAGCTTCTACGAAGCCGAGGCCTACGCTGCCTGGGCGGGTGCGCGGCTACCCACCGAGGTTGAGTGGGAGAAGGCCTGCGCCTGGGATCCCGCAGCGGGAGCGCGGCGCCGATTCCCTTGGGGCGCGACCGCGCCCGACGCGCAGCGGGCCAACCTCGACGGCGGCGCGCTGCGTCCGGCACCGGTGGGGGCGTACCCCGACGGCGCCTCGGCTTACGGTGTCGAACAATTGGTCGGCGACGTGTGGGAGTGGACCACGTCGCCGCTGCGGCCGTGGCCGGGTTTCACCCCGATGATCTACGACCGCTATTCAAAGCCGTTCTTCGAGGGCACCGGCAACGGTGACTACCGGGTGCTACGCGGCGGCTCTTGGGCGGTGGCAGGCGACATCCTGCGACCCAGCTTCCGTAACTGGGACCATCCGATCCGCCGGCAGATCTTCTCCGGCGTGCGGCTGGCCTGGTCCGTCGAGAGCGAGCGCGGCTGA